From the Pyxidicoccus trucidator genome, one window contains:
- a CDS encoding glycosyltransferase, producing MRICLVSRALAPFSAGDLAAYVSRMSRAFAEAGHEVHVLTAPQPGLVAAAETELPGVRVHTVEELTSGFAGAFSHAPIRHAMQVYTALRRLHEQHPFDFIEFPERECEGAFALRAKRTLGHFASAVLAVRLHTPTAELQKLNRVAALTLDTAQQEFFEASSLREADLLLSPTRALLDRVTQQLGLGDIGVVVPYPFAPLTVPTEPRPPPETLPCVRYAGPLEYRKGVHLLIDAMQVLFERGLHAEVRLIGDDTPTGPAGRSYLQWLQRRIAPAWKDRFHFAARDTRTEHILTGAAVCCVPSLWDNLPYEGLEAMASGHLVVASDAGGLAELIEDGHSGLLFRTGDVPHLAAVLEKALGTPAPRDTARQAAPARIARHCDPASLVKQVEEAVARAAPTRHQGPPKPASRLPEPGTPRVSFLVPYYNMGRYLPETLRSIRAQTFTDYEIVLVDDGSTDAESIALLDTLQAPDLRILRQRNGGLSAARNTGLRAARGHYILPLDPDDLIEPTFLEKALAVMEGTPGLAYVTSLVAYFRETPDNVVGGWVPSGLDRDALWVVNVASTCTALMERRLVEELGGYDEWLASYEDWDVFSRMAERGLTGTVLPEPLFLYRLRPDSMTRSLRLNERQQSLAYLSHKHPILALDPGRALRIREGEAHRLEVRLREEAAAAIPPPLLNRVADRVNGTLKQFDFLHDTLRRAARLVAPDASRPIRHQLMERLRKKPPTDS from the coding sequence TTGCGAATCTGTCTCGTCTCCAGAGCGCTCGCGCCATTCTCCGCGGGAGACCTCGCCGCGTATGTCTCACGGATGTCCCGCGCCTTCGCCGAGGCGGGCCACGAGGTCCACGTCCTCACCGCGCCCCAGCCGGGCCTCGTCGCGGCGGCGGAGACCGAGCTGCCCGGCGTGCGCGTCCACACCGTGGAGGAGCTGACCTCCGGCTTCGCGGGCGCCTTCTCGCATGCGCCCATCCGCCACGCGATGCAGGTCTACACGGCGCTGCGCAGGCTTCACGAGCAGCACCCCTTCGACTTCATCGAGTTCCCCGAGCGCGAGTGCGAGGGCGCCTTCGCGCTCCGAGCGAAGCGCACGCTGGGCCACTTCGCCTCCGCCGTGCTCGCGGTGCGCCTGCACACGCCCACGGCCGAACTCCAGAAGCTGAACCGCGTCGCCGCGCTGACGCTGGACACCGCGCAGCAGGAGTTCTTCGAGGCCAGCTCCCTCCGCGAGGCGGACCTGCTCCTCTCCCCCACCCGTGCCCTGCTGGACCGGGTGACGCAGCAGCTCGGCCTCGGCGACATCGGCGTGGTGGTGCCCTACCCCTTCGCTCCGCTCACCGTGCCCACCGAGCCGCGGCCGCCCCCCGAAACCCTCCCGTGCGTGCGCTACGCCGGCCCGTTGGAGTACCGGAAGGGCGTCCACCTGCTCATCGACGCCATGCAGGTCCTCTTCGAGCGCGGGCTCCACGCGGAGGTGCGGCTCATCGGCGATGACACGCCGACGGGCCCTGCGGGCCGCTCCTATCTTCAGTGGCTGCAGCGGCGCATCGCCCCCGCGTGGAAGGACCGGTTCCACTTCGCGGCGCGCGACACGCGCACTGAGCACATCCTCACCGGAGCGGCGGTGTGCTGCGTCCCCTCCCTCTGGGACAACCTCCCCTACGAAGGTCTGGAGGCCATGGCCTCCGGCCACCTCGTGGTGGCCAGCGACGCGGGCGGCCTCGCCGAGCTCATCGAGGATGGCCACAGCGGGCTCCTCTTCCGCACGGGCGACGTGCCGCACCTCGCAGCCGTCCTGGAGAAGGCGCTCGGAACACCCGCCCCACGAGACACCGCGCGTCAGGCGGCACCAGCGCGCATCGCCCGCCACTGCGACCCGGCGAGCCTCGTGAAGCAGGTCGAGGAAGCAGTGGCCCGCGCAGCCCCCACGAGGCACCAGGGACCGCCGAAGCCCGCGTCACGGCTTCCGGAGCCCGGCACGCCGCGCGTCTCCTTCCTGGTGCCCTACTACAACATGGGGCGCTACCTGCCGGAGACGCTGCGCTCCATCCGCGCGCAGACCTTCACCGACTACGAAATCGTCCTCGTGGACGACGGCTCGACAGACGCGGAGAGCATCGCGCTGCTGGACACGCTCCAGGCGCCGGACCTGCGCATCCTCCGCCAGCGGAACGGTGGGCTCAGCGCGGCACGCAACACGGGCCTGCGCGCCGCTCGGGGGCACTACATCCTGCCGCTGGACCCGGACGACCTCATCGAGCCCACCTTCCTGGAGAAGGCGCTGGCGGTGATGGAGGGCACACCCGGGCTGGCCTATGTCACGTCCCTGGTCGCCTACTTCCGCGAGACGCCAGACAACGTGGTGGGAGGCTGGGTGCCCTCGGGCCTGGACCGCGACGCGCTCTGGGTGGTCAACGTGGCGTCCACCTGCACGGCGTTGATGGAGCGCCGGCTCGTGGAGGAGCTCGGTGGCTATGACGAGTGGCTCGCCTCGTACGAGGACTGGGACGTCTTCTCCCGGATGGCGGAGCGCGGTCTCACGGGGACGGTCCTCCCGGAGCCCCTCTTCCTGTACCGGCTGCGCCCGGACTCGATGACCCGCAGCCTGCGGCTGAACGAGCGTCAGCAGAGCCTCGCGTACCTGAGCCACAAGCACCCCATCCTCGCGCTGGACCCGGGACGCGCCCTCCGCATCCGCGAAGGCGAGGCCCACAGGCTCGAAGTGCGGCTGCGTGAGGAGGCCGCGGCGGCCATCCCACCGCCCCTGCTCAACCGGGTGGCGGACCGGGTGAATGGCACCCTCAAGCAGTTCGACTTCCTCCACGACACGCTGCGGCGAGCCGCCCGGCTGGTGGCGCCGGACGCGTCCCGCCCCATCCGACATCAGCTCATGGAGCGCCTCCGGAAGAAGCCGCCCACCGACTCCTGA